A genomic window from Glycine max cultivar Williams 82 chromosome 17, Glycine_max_v4.0, whole genome shotgun sequence includes:
- the LOC100778065 gene encoding ATPase 8, plasma membrane-type, giving the protein MASDISFEDLKNENVDLEHIPVEEVFKQLKCTREGLTSAEGEKRLQIFGPNKLEEKKDSKLLKFLGFMWNPLSWVMEVAAIMAIVMANGGGKPPDWQDFVGIVVLLIINSTISFIEENNAGNAAAALMAGLAPKTKVLRDGKWSEEEAALLVPGDLISIKLGDIVPADARLLEGDPLKIDQSALTGESLPVTKNPGSEVFSGSTCKQGEIEAIVIATGVHTFFGKAAHLVDSTNNVGHFQKVLTSIGNFCICSIAVGMLIEIIVMFPIQQRAYRDGIDNLLVLLIGGIPIAMPTVLSVTMAIGSHRLSEQGAITKRMTAIEEMAGMDVLCSDKTGTLTLNKLTVDKSLIEVFPTGMDRDTLVLYAARASRIENQDAIDASIVGMLGDPKEARAGITEVHFLPFNPVDKRTAITYIDGQGNWHRSSKGAPEQIIELCELKGEVLKKAHKVIDEYANRGLRSLGVSRQTVSEKNKESAGESWEFLGLLPLFDPPRHDSAETIRRALDLGVNVKMITGDQLAIGKETGRRLGMGTNMYPSSSLLGDSKDPAIASIPVDELIEKADGFAGVFPEHKYEIVKRLQEMKHICGMTGDGVNDAPALKKADIGIAVADATDAARSASDIVLTEPGLSVIVSAVLTSRAIFQRMKNYTIYAVSITIRIVLGFMLVALIWRFDFSPFMVLIIAILNDGTIMTISKDRVKPSPLPDSWKLKEIFATGVVLGAYMAIITVVFFFLVHDTDFFTRVFGVEPIVDSEEQLNSALYLQVSIISQALIFVTRSRSWSYVERPGILLITAFFAAQLVATVIAVYAHWDFARINGVGWGWAGAIWVFSIVTYIPLDILKFLIRMGLSGKAWDNMLDNKTAFTTKKDYGRGEREAEWAVAQRTLHGLQVGESNKAKQHEQSEIAEQAKRRAEAARLRELHTLKGHVESVVKLKGIDIDTIQQHYTL; this is encoded by the exons ATGGCCTCTGACATATCGTTTGAGGACCTAAAAAACGAGAATGTGGATCTt GAACACATTCCCGTTGAGGAAGTTTTCAAGCAGCTAAAATGTACTAGAGAGGGTCTCACTTCAGCTGAAGGAGAGAAGAGACTCCAAATCTTTGGTCCCAACAAGCTAGAGGAGAAAAAAGATAGCAAGTTACTTAAGTTCTTGGGTTTTATGTGGAATCCACTTTCATGGGTCATGGAAGTTGCTGCTATCATGGCCATTGTAATGGCCAACGGAGGG GGCAAGCCACCAGATTGGCAAGATTTTGTTGGTATTGTCGTGTTGCTCATCATCAATTCAACCATTAGTTTCATTGAGGAGAACAATGCAGGCAATGCCGCAGCAGCTTTAATGGCTGGTCTTGCACCCAAAACCAAG GTGTTGAGGGATGGAAAATGGAGTGAGGAGGAGGCAGCATTGTTGGTGCCAGGAGATTTGATCAGCATCAAGTTGGGAGATATTGTCCCAGCTGATGCTCGTCTATTGGAGGGAGATCCCTTGAAGATTGATCAATCTGCTCTCACTGGTGAGTCCTTGCCAGTCACCAAGAACCCTGGTAGTGAGGTCTTCTCTGGCTCCACCTGCAAACAAGGTGAGATAGAAGCCATTGTCATTGCCACTGGTGTTCACACCTTCTTTGGCAAGGCTGCACATCTCGTGGATAGCACCAACAATGTTGGTCACTTCCAAAAG GTCTTGACATCCATTGGAAACTTTTGTATTTGCTCAATTGCTGTTGGAATGTTGATTGAGATTATTGTGATGTTCCCCATCCAGCAAAGGGCTTATAGAGATGGTATTGACAATTTGTTGGTTCTTCTCATCGGTGGTATCCCAATTGCCATGCCAACAGTCTTGTCTGTGACCATGGCTATTGGATCTCATCGCCTATCTGAGCAAGGAGCCATCACCAAGAGGATGACAGCCATCGAAGAAATGGCTGGCATGGATGTTCTCTGCAGTGACAAGACCGGAACTCTCACCCTTAACAAGCTCACCGTGGACAAGAGCTTAATTGAG GTGTTCCCCACTGGCATGGACAGGGATACCCTTGTCTTGTATGCTGCTAGGGCTTCTAGGATTGAAAACCAAGATGCCATTGATGCTTCAATTGTTGGAATGTTGGGTGACCCCAAGGAG GCAAGAGCAGGAATCACTGAGGTGCATTTCTTGCCCTTCAACCCCGTGGACAAGCGCACAGCTATCACCTACATTGATGGTCAAGGCAACTGGCACAGAAGCAGCAAGGGTGCCCCTGAGCAA ATTATTGAGCTTTGTGAACTCAAGGGAGAGGTTTTGAAAAAGGCCCACAAGGTCATTGATGAGTATGCTAATCGTGGTTTACGTTCATTGGGTGTTTCACGCCag ACTGTTTCAGAAAAGAACAAGGAGAGTGCAGGGGAATCATGGGAATTCTTGGGACTCTTGCCCCTCTTTGATCCTCCAAGGCACGACAGTGCTGAGACTATTCGTCGTGCTCTTGACCTTGGTGTCAACGTTAAGATGATCACTGGTGACCAACTTGCCATCGGAAAAGAAACCGGGCGTAGACTTGGAATGGGCACCAACATGTACCCTTCATCCTCTCTTCTTGGTGATAGCAAGGACCCTGCCATTGCATCAATCCCAGTTGATGAACTCATTGAGAAGGCTGATGGATTTGCCGGAGTCTTCCCTG AGCACAAATATGAGATCGTGAAGAGGCTGCAAGAAATGAAGCATATTTGTGGAATGACTGGAGATGGTGTGAATGATGCCCCAGCACTGAAAAAGGCAGACATTGGTATTGCTGTGGCTGATGCAACCGACGCAGCAAGGAGTGCCTCAGACATTGTTCTGACCGAGCCTGGACTCAGTGTGATAGTGAGTGCTGTCTTGACCAGCCGTGCCATCTTCCAGAGGATGAAGAACTACACAATCTATGCTGTCTCCATCACCATCCGCATCGTGTTAGGATTCATGCTCGTTGCACTTATATGGAGGTTCGACTTCTCTCCTTTCATGGTCCTCATCATTGCCATCTTGAACGACGGAACCATCATGACCATCTCCAAGGATAGGGTGAAGCCTTCTCCTCTTCCTGACTCATGGAAGCTCAAGGAAATCTTTGCCACCGGAGTTGTTCTTGGAGCTTACATGGCTATCATCACTGTTGTGTTCTTCTTTTTGGTTCATGACACTGATTTCTTCACC agAGTCTTTGGTGTTGAGCCAATTGTAGACAGTGAGGAACAACTTAACTCAGCTTTGTACCTTCAAGTGAGTATCATTAGTCAAGCACTAATCTTCGTGACCAGGTCAAGGAGTTGGTCTTATGTTGAGCGCCCTGGCATTTTGCTTATCACAGCCTTCTTTGCTGCACAATTG GTGGCTACTGTGATTGCTGTGTATGCTCACTGGGACTTTGCCAGGATCAATGGAGTTGGTTGGGGATGGGCAGGAGCAATCTGGGTCTTCAGCATTGTTACCTATATTCCTCTTGACATCCTCAAGTTCCTCATCCGCATGGGGTTATCAGGCAAGGCATGGGACAACATGCTTGACAACAAG ACTGCTTTCACAACAAAGAAGGACTATGGAAGGGGTGAAAGGGAAGCTGAATGGGCTGTGGCTCAGCGCACACTTCACGGTCTCCAAGTTGGAGAATCCAACAAGGCCAAGCAACATGAGCAGTCTGAAATCGCGGAGCAGGCTAAGAGACGTGCTGAGGCTGCCAGGTTGAGGGAACTCCACACACTCAAGGGACATGTTGAATCTGTTGTCAAGTTGAAGGGTATTGACATTGATACCATCCAGCAACACTACACCCTTTAA
- the LOC100817641 gene encoding uncharacterized protein, with the protein MQIYTSCYDGILRLMDTEKEIFDLVFESDESIYALSQSTNETNCLYLGEGSGACTWDLRYTDGDKLAALRIFTHKRGVQSAYFSPSGCSLATTSADATIGIYSGVNLEDGAVIHLNNQNSTYLSTLSYGFSGSI; encoded by the exons ATGCAGATATACACTAGTTGCTATGATGGAATTCTTCGGCTAATGGATACTGAGAAGGAAATCTTTGATCTGGTATTTGAGAGTGACGAAAGTATATATGCTCTCTCTCAATCAACAAATGAGACAAACTGCCTATATCTTGGTGAGGGTTCTGGTGCCTGCACCTGGGATTTGAGATATACTGATGGGGATAAACTTGCCGCCTTGAGAATATTTACCCACAAAAGAGGTGTGCAATCTGCTTACTTCTCTCCTTCTGGATGTAGCCTGGCAACTACAAG TGCAGACGCCACTATTGGTATTTACAGTGGAGTTAACTTAGAGGATGGAGCTGTTATTCATCTTAACAATCAGAATAGTACATACCTCTCTACTTTGAGTTATGGTTTCTCGGGAAGTATCTGA
- the LOC100778960 gene encoding WD repeat-containing protein 76 — protein sequence MAPQKLNDYERKRLENIRRNDEMMAALKLHSKATQLSNFKRSQRVGTKSYNMKSEKKPKTETPIVIRRSLRTRGIPPDSKGLVGDSVGPTTPTKTKPSVVNLGPISMADARESAHSDSSFVESLMGMAQLEAQDVRVEKEKVEASLGLESLYLDPKNIARVVPGRITSLRFFPSSSVKMVAVGNKFGNVGFWNVGGSEVHLYRPHRAPISGILIQPHCFSKIYTSCYDGILRLMDVEKEIFDLVFECDESIYALSLPTNETNCLYLAEGYGGLTIWDNRIGKRSSHWVLHESRINTIDFNCENPHIVATSSTDGTACTWDLRYTDGDKLRALRTFTHKRSVQSAYFSPSGCSLATTSLDNTIGIYSGVNLEDAAVINHNNLTGRWLSTFRAKWGWDDSYLFVGNMKRGVDVVSSVERKIVMTLESQHMSAIPCRFDTHSYEVGMLAGATSGGQVYIWTSR from the exons atgGCGCCGCAGAAACTCAACGATTACGAACGGAAGCGACTCGAGAACATTCGCCGCAACGATGAAATGATGGCTGCCCTCAAACTCCACTCCAAAGCCACCCAACTCTCCAACTTCAAGCGTAGTCAAAG GGTTGGAACCAAATCCTACAACATGAAATCGGAAAAGAAACCCAAAACCGAAACCCCAATTGTGATTAGGCGCTCCCTCCGAACAAGAGGTATTCCGCCAGATTCCAAAGGTCTTGTCGGAGATTCCGTGGGCCCCACCACTCCCACTAAAACTAAACCTTCCGTTGTTAATTTGGGTCCTATTTCCATGGCTGATGCTCGTGAAAGCGCTCACTCTGATAGCTCCTTCGTTGAATCACTCATGGGTATGGCCCAATTGGAAGCCCAAGATGTTAGGgttgaaaaagagaaagtggaggCTTCCCTTGGGTTGGAATCTCTGTATTTGGATCCCAAGAATATTGCGCGGGTTGTTCCTGGAAGGATAACCAGTTTGCGATTTTTTCCGTCCAGTAGTGTCAAAATGGTCGCGGTGGGTAACAAGTTTGGGAATGTCGGGTTCTGGAATGTGGGAGGAAGTGAAGTTCATTTATACCGACCCCATCGAGCTCCCATTTCTGGGATCCTGATTCAACCACATTGCTTCTCCAAG ATATACACAAGTTGCTATGATGGAATTCTCCGGCTAATGGATGTTGAGAAGGAAATCTTTGATCTGGTATTTGAGTGTGATGAAAGTATATATGCTCTCTCTCTACCAACGAATGAGACAAACTGCCTATATCTTGCTGAGGGTTATGGAGGTTTGACTATTTGGGATAACAGGATTGGAAAACGTTCATCACACTGGGTTTTGCATGAAAGTAGGATTAACACCATAGATTTCAACTGTGAAAACCCTCATATTGTAGCTACTAGTTCCACTGATGGAACTGCCTGCACCTGGGATTTGAGATATACTGATGGGGATAAGCTCAGAGCCTTGAGGACATTTACCCACAAAAGATCTGTGCAATCTGCTTACTTCTCTCCTTCTGGATGTAGCCTGGCAACTACAAG CTTGGACAACACAATTGGTATTTACAGTGGAGTTAACTTGGAGGATGCAGCTGTTATTAATCATAACAATCTGACTGGCAGATGGCTTTCTACTTTCAG AGCAAAATGGGGTTGGGATGACTCATATCTCTTTGTTGGAAACATGAAAAGAGGAGTTGATGTTGTCTCATCAGTTGAAAGGAAAATAGTTATGACTCTAGAGAGCCAGCACATGTCTGCCATTCCTTGCAGATTTGATACACACTCTTACGAGGTTGGGATGCTAGCAGGAGCTACAAGTGGAGGCCAGGTTTATATTTGGACGTCGCGCTAG
- the LOC100779483 gene encoding DNA replication licensing factor MCM5, translating to MSGWDEGAVYYSDQALAGDDGAGARGEAGTDSNHTLIQKFKEFIRNFETTNNVFPYRESLIHNPKFLLVDMGDLDTFDSELPAKLRSNPADVLPLFETAAAQVLVNLKTKVAGDTGDMEDQTPGDVQILLTSKEDPVSMRSLGAQYISKLVKIAGITIAASRTKAKATYVTLICKNCKKGKQVPCRPGLGGAIVPRSCDHVPQPGEEPCPIDPWLVVPDKSRYVDQQTLKMQENPEDVPTGELPRNLLLSLDRHLVQTVVPGSRLTIMGIFSIYQASNSNTSNKGAVAIRQPYIRVVGIEETNETNSRGPAAFTQDEIEEFKKFAAEPDAYKNICSMIAPSIFGHDDVKKAVACLLFGGSRKNLPDGVRLRGDINVLLLGDPSTAKSQFLKFVEKTAPIAVYTSGKGSSAAGLTASVIQDSGTREFYLEGGAMVLADGGVVCIDEFDKMRPEDRVAIHEAMEQQTISIAKAGITTVLNSRTSVLAAANPPSGRYDDLKTAQDNIDLQTTILSRFDLIFIVKDVRMYSQDKIIANHIIKVHKSAGGRMGESRTLKEENWLKRYLQYCRTQCHPRLSESATTLLQNHYVKIRQDMRQQANETGEAAAIPITVRQLEAIVRLSEALAKMKLSHLATEENVQEAVRLFTVSTMDAAKSGINQQINLTPDMANEIKQAETQIKRRIGIGNHISERRLIDDLSRMGMNESIVRRALIIMHQRDEIEYKRERRVVFRKA from the exons ATGTCAGGCTGGGACGAAGGAGCCGTCTACTACAGCGACCAGGCCCTCGCCGGCGACGACGGTGCCGGCGCCCGCGGTGAAGCTGGCACTGATTCCAACCACACTCTCATCCAGAAATTCAAGGAATTCATCCGAAACTTCGAGACAACCAACAATGTCTTCCCTTACAGAGAGAGTCTCATCCACAACCCTAAGTTCCTTCTCGTCGATATGGGAGATCTCGACACCTTCGACTCCGAGCTTCCCGCGAAACTCCGCTCTAACCCCGCCGATGTCTTGCCCTTG TTCGAAACAGCAGCGGCTCAGGTTCTCGTGAATTTAAAGACGAAGGTGGCTGGGGATACCGGAGATATGGAGGATCAGACGCCTGGTGATGTTCAGATTCTGCTCACATCCAAAGAGGATCCAGTGTCGATGAGATCGCTCGGG GCTCAATATATATCAAAGCTTGTTAAAATTGCTGGGATTACTATTGCTGCATCCAGAACTAAGGCAAAGGCCACTTATGTTACCTTGATATGTAAAAATTGTAAGAAGGGGAAACAGGTTCCATGTCGGCCAGGACTTGGGGGAGCAATTGTTCCTCGATCTTGTGATCATGTTCCTCAG CCTGGTGAAGAACCTTGTCCAATTGATCCCTGGCTCGTGGTTCCTGACAAGAGCAGATATGTTGATCAACAAACTTTGAAGATGCAAGAAAATCCAGAG GATGTTCCAACTGGAGAACTTCCTAGAAACCTGCTTCTCTCTCTTGATCGACATCTGGTTCAGACAGTGGTGCCTGGCTCAAGATTGACAATCATGGGAATTTTTAGTATCTACCAGGCTTCTAACTCTAATACATC TAACAAAGGAGCAGTTGCAATTAGACAGCCTTATATTAGGGTTGTAGGAATAGAAGAAACAAATGAGACCAATTCTCGGGGTCCAGCTGCATTTACACAAGATGAG ATAGAAGAATTCAAAAAATTTGCTGCTGAACCTGATGCGTATAAAAATATCTGCTCCATGATTGCTCCCTCTATATTTGGGCACGATGATGTCAAAAAGGCTGTTGCCTGTCTTCTGTTTGGAGGGTCAAGAAAG AATTTGCCTGATGGAGTCCGGTTAAGAGGTGATATCAATGTATTGCTTCTGGGTGATCCATCTACAGCAAAGTCACAG TTTCTGAAGTTTGTTGAAAAGACTGCCCCTATTGCTGTTTATACTTCTGGAAAAGGCTCATCAGCAGCTGGCCTAACCGCTTCTGTAATCCAAGATAGCGGCACT CGTGAGTTTTATCTTGAAGGAGGGGCTATGGTCTTGGCCGATGGAGGTGTTGTCTGCATTGACGAGTTTGATAAGATGAGGCCAGAAGACAG AGTTGCCATTCATGAGGCCATGGAACAACAAACTATATCTATAGCCAAAGCAGGAATAACAACTGTTCTTAATTCAAGGACTTCAGTTCTTGCTGCTGCCAACCCTCCATCAGGCCGATACGATGATCTTAAG ACTGCACAGGATAACATTGACTTGCAGACAACTATTCTTTCtaggtttgatttaattttcatcgTGAAAGACGTCAGAATGTACAGTCAAGACAAG ATAATAGCTAATCATATCATAAAGGTCCATAAATCAGCTGGTGGAAGGATGGGAGAGAGCAGAACTTTGAAAGAAGAGAATTGGCTGAAGAG GTATTTACAATATTGTCGAACTCAATGCCACCCTCGTCTATCTGAATCAGCAACAACATTATTGCAGAATCATTATGTGAAAATCAGACAG gaTATGAGACAACAAGCGAATGAAACTGGAGAAGCTGCAGCAATACCAATTACTGTGAGGCAGCTGGAAGCTATTGTTAGGTTGAGTGAGGCACTTGCAAAGATGAAACT ATCTCATCTTGCTACTGAGGAGAATGTGCAAGAAGCAGTAAGGCTTTTCACCGTGTCAACAATGGATGCAGCCAAGTCAGGAATAAACCAACAAATAAATCTTACACCTGATATGGCAAATGAGATAAAG CAAGCTGAAACACAGATAAAGAGAAGAATTGGAATTGGAAACCACATATCGGAAAGAAGGCTGATTGATGACCTCAGCAGAATGGGGATGAATGAATCTATT GTGAGAAGAGCTCTTATAATCATGCACCAGAGAGATGAAATAGAGTACAAGAGAGAAAGGCGTGTTGTATTTAGAAAAGCATGA